A region of Deltaproteobacteria bacterium DNA encodes the following proteins:
- a CDS encoding site-2 protease family protein, giving the protein MQLLVTLLALGAIVALHEFGHLIVARLCRMRVDRYSIGFGPVLLSFKAGATEYVLSMLPFGGYVKIAGMNPQDGTTPDDPSSYANRPAWQRFLVLAAGPFTNYVLAFFVLAALNFFGRAQPFPVPTIGEVRPSSPAALSGIKPDDIFVSIGGKPVASFDDVRAQIQASQGHAVEIVVKRAGQSVTAATTPVQLDGAWAIGVLPKTMLVRHPLPESIATAAKDTALYNVAILLHIAEWVRGKVSLGLGGPVRAVGETMQAAELGAAAFFEFVGFLSVGVGLFNLFPVPALDGGRLLFVVVEMVRRRPVNQRLETAVHALGFMLLLGLIVFLTWGDVHHWMEGLGRFAPAPDAGH; this is encoded by the coding sequence CGGCGCCATCGTCGCGTTGCACGAGTTCGGGCACTTGATCGTGGCCCGGCTCTGTCGCATGCGGGTCGATCGCTACTCCATCGGCTTCGGGCCGGTGCTGCTCTCCTTCAAGGCCGGCGCGACGGAGTACGTGCTCTCCATGCTGCCCTTCGGCGGCTACGTGAAGATCGCGGGGATGAACCCGCAGGACGGCACCACGCCCGACGACCCGAGCTCGTACGCCAACCGCCCCGCGTGGCAGCGCTTCCTGGTGCTCGCCGCGGGGCCGTTCACCAACTACGTGCTCGCCTTCTTCGTGCTGGCTGCGCTGAACTTCTTCGGCCGCGCGCAGCCCTTTCCGGTGCCGACGATCGGCGAGGTTCGGCCGAGCTCGCCGGCGGCGCTCTCGGGAATCAAGCCCGACGACATCTTCGTGAGCATCGGCGGCAAGCCCGTCGCGTCCTTCGACGACGTGCGCGCGCAGATTCAAGCCAGCCAAGGCCACGCGGTGGAGATCGTGGTGAAGCGCGCAGGCCAGAGCGTGACCGCCGCCACCACGCCCGTGCAGCTCGACGGCGCCTGGGCCATCGGCGTGCTCCCCAAGACCATGCTCGTGCGGCACCCGCTGCCCGAGAGCATCGCCACCGCCGCCAAGGACACCGCGCTCTACAATGTAGCCATCCTGTTACATATCGCCGAGTGGGTGCGCGGCAAGGTCTCGCTCGGGCTGGGCGGGCCGGTGCGCGCGGTGGGCGAGACCATGCAGGCCGCAGAGCTGGGCGCGGCCGCGTTCTTCGAGTTCGTGGGCTTCCTCTCCGTGGGCGTGGGGCTGTTCAACCTCTTCCCCGTGCCCGCGCTCGACGGCGGCCGGCTGCTCTTCGTGGTGGTGGAGATGGTGCGACGGCGCCCGGTGAACCAGCGGCTCGAGACCGCCGTTCACGCGCTGGGCTTCATGCTGCTGCTCGGGTTGATCGTCTTCCTCACCTGGGGCGACGTGCACCACTGGATGGAAGGGCTGGGCCGCTTCGCGCC